ATCCTGGGGAGAATGTAAGTCCGGTGTAGCCGCGTGAGGGATGGAAGCGGCAGCCTTTTTTGTCAACACCAACCACCAAATACCCAATACCAACCACCAACTATCTACTGCCCACTGCCCACTGCCTACTGCCCACTGCCTACTACCCACTGCCTACTGTCTACTGCCTACTGCCAACTCCCCACTCCCGCCAAAACACCGGTTTCTTCCATACACTCCCGCATCATCTGGTAGGTGCGTTCGATGTCGTTGTCGAGCCCGATCGAAAAGCGGATGAGTCCGTCGCTCAACCCCATTTCTTTTTGCTCTTCCACCGGTATTTCACTTGAGGTCGAGGTGCCGGGTGCGCTGAACAGCGTCTTGTAGAAACCGAGGCTCACGGCGAGATACCCGAGGTTGCGCTCCTGCATGAGTTCCATCAGTTCGTTGGCTTTGGCAAGACTGCCGACATCGACCGTCATCATGCCGCCAAACCCGAACTCGGGGTTCATCATGCGTTTGAACGTCTCGTGCCCCGGGTGGCTTTCGAGTCCGGGATACACCGTCCGCAGTCCGTCTGCTTCAAATTTCTCCGCCAACACCTGCGCGTTGTGGCTGTGTTGTTTCATCCGGATGTGCAGGGTGCGGAGGTTCTTCATGACCGAAGCCGACCGGAGGCTGTCCATCGTCGGGCCCAGCAGCATCGCTGCGCCGTCGTTCACGTTCTTAAGTCGGTGGATGAACTCCCGCGAGGCACACGTCACACCCGCTACCGTGTCGCTGCTGCCGTTGATGTATTTCGTAAGGCTGTGGATGACGATGTCGGCACCCAGTTGTGCCGGCGCGATGGAAAGGGGAGAGAAGGTGTTATCGACGACTAACTGAAGTTGGTGTTTTTTCGCTACGGATGCCAAAACCGGGATGTCGGCGATTTCCAATAGCGGGTTACTGACCGTTTCACAATACAGCACTTTCGTATTCGGTTGGATAGCTGCTTCTACCGCCTCGATTTTGGTAATATCGACGAAGGTAACCGTGATCCCCATGCGCGGCACGAAGTTCTTCAGAAAGGCATAGGTACCACCGTAAATGGTGCGGCTAGCCACGATATGGTCGCCGTTTCCGCAAAGCTGTAAGAGGGTAGAGGTGATCGCCCCCATGCCGGATGCCGCTACATTGGCCGACTCGGTTCCTTCCATCGCGGCCAGCGCCTGGTCGAGGTAGAGGTTGCTGGGCGACGAGTGGCGGGAGTAGAGATAACAGCCTTCGGCATTGCCTTCAAAGGTATCGAACATGGTCTTGGCCGAAAGGAAGGTATAGGTAGAGGAATCGGAAATCGAAGGGTTGACGCCACCAAATTCACCGAAGTATTGTAAGTCCTGTATTTTATCTGCCGGATGGAGTTTCATATAGTTTATTTTTCATGCAATTTCATTTTTATAGGAATAAATTAAAACAACTATGATAAAATTTAGAATAAAAAACTATATAACTATGTTTATTTAGATATATTTGCTGAATAGAACGCCTTTTTGCCCCCTTTACCTGATTTTTTTTCTGATGACCCTCGACGCGACAGACCGTAAACTCCTGATGTACCTACAGCAGGACGCGAAGCAGACCACGAAAGAGCTTTCCAACAAGCTCGATCTTTCGGTTACGGCGGTTTACGAGCGTATCCGCAAGCTGGAGCGCGAGGGTATCATCAGTAAATATGTCGCACTACTCGAAAAGGGCAAAGTAGGGAAGGGCTTCGTGGTATTCTGCCACGTAAAGCTCGTGCAGCATACCCGCGAGTTCGTCACCCAGTTCGAAAAAGAGGTAAAAAGCCTGCCGGAAGTCTTAGAGTGCTACCACGTTTCGGGCGACTATGACTACATCTTAAAAGTAATGGTAGCCGACATGCAGGCCTACCGCGAATTCCTCGTAACGAAACTGACCACGCTCCACCACATCGGCAGCACGCACAGCACGTTTATGATTGGGGAGGTGAAGAATTCGGCGTTGATAGAGCTTAGTAATTAGCGAATTTAGGAATTAGCGAATGAGTATATGGCACGTTACGGGCTATTTGCTCTAACAGGAATATCGCGCAGCGGCTCAAACGGGGGCGTATGTTGGTTTGTTTACCAAATCCCGGGTTCTAAACTCGATGCAATCCTAATTCAACCTACTTAATCCTCCCTTTAATAGAATTTTACGTACCTGCTTTTACGCTCCGCACATTCGCTAATGCCCACATTCGCTAATTCGCTAATTTTCTAATTTCCCACCCCTGCTTCCACGCCCTGTACATTCGCTAATTCCCAAATCCGCTAATTCGCTAATTTTCTAATTTCCCGCCCCCGCTTCCACGCCCTCTACATTCGCTAATCCGCTAATTCGCACATTCGCTAATTAATCGTATTTTTGTGCCACAAAATCCAACACCATGAACGCATTCGACGTCGTCGTCATAGGATCGGGTCCGGGCGGATATGTGGCCGCCATCCGTTGCTCACAACTGGGATTCCGTACCGCTGTCATTGAAAAATATCCAACCCTCGGGGGCACCTGCCTCAACGTAGGCTGTATCCCTTCCAAAGCACTGCTTGACTCCTCTCACCATTACCATGATGCGTTGTCGCATTTTAAAGAGCACGGCATCGAAATCGGCGGGGATATCAAAATCAATATGGAGCAGATGATCGCCCGCAAGGGCTCGGTCGTCGACCAGAATACCGCAGGTATCAAATACCTGATGGACAAAAACAAAATCACCGTCCTGGAAGGCGTTGGTTCGTTTGAAGACGCAACCCACGTAAAAGTGACCAAAAACGACGGGTCTTCGGAAACCGTTGAGACGAAATACGTCATCATCGCCACAGGTTCGAAACCGTCCAATCTGCCGTTCATCACCATCGACAAAGAACGCATCATCACGTCGACCGAGGCCCTGAAACTGAAAGAAGTGCCGAAACACCTGGTCATTATCGGTGGCGGGGTAATCGGACTCGAACTCGGACAAGTATACCTGCGCCTCGGTGCGGAAGTATCGGTAGTGGAATACCTCGACCGCATCATCCCAGGCATGGACGGCGCGCTTTCGAAAGAACTGACGAAAGTCCTGAAGAAACAGGGCATGAAATTCTATACCTCCCACAAAGTAAAATCGGTCGAACGCAAAGGCGACGCAGTACAGGTGCAGGCCGACAATGCCAAAGGGGAAACCATCACCCTCGATGGCGATTACGCGCTGATCTCGGTCGGACGTCGTCCGTTTACCGACGGGCTGGCAGCCGATAAAGCAGGTGTGAAACTCACCGAACGCGGACAAATTGAGGTCAACGACCACCTGCAGACGAGCGTACCGAACATCTACGCCATCGGCGATGTGGTGAAAGGAGCCATGCTCGCGCACAAAGCGGAAGAAGAAGGCGTGTTTGTAGCCGAAACATTGGCCGGACAAAAACCGCATATCAACTACAACCTCATTCCGGGTGTCGTCTATACCTGGCCGGAAGTTGCCGCTGTCGGCAAAACCGAAGAGCAATTGAAAGAAGCCGGAATCGAATACAAAGCGGGTAGCTTCCCATTCAAGGCATTGGGCCGCTCACGTGCCTCTATGGACACCGACGGTTTCGTCAAGATTTTAGCCGATGCCAAGACGGATGAAGTACTGGGCGTG
This genomic interval from Flavobacterium sp. HJ-32-4 contains the following:
- the lpdA gene encoding dihydrolipoyl dehydrogenase gives rise to the protein MNAFDVVVIGSGPGGYVAAIRCSQLGFRTAVIEKYPTLGGTCLNVGCIPSKALLDSSHHYHDALSHFKEHGIEIGGDIKINMEQMIARKGSVVDQNTAGIKYLMDKNKITVLEGVGSFEDATHVKVTKNDGSSETVETKYVIIATGSKPSNLPFITIDKERIITSTEALKLKEVPKHLVIIGGGVIGLELGQVYLRLGAEVSVVEYLDRIIPGMDGALSKELTKVLKKQGMKFYTSHKVKSVERKGDAVQVQADNAKGETITLDGDYALISVGRRPFTDGLAADKAGVKLTERGQIEVNDHLQTSVPNIYAIGDVVKGAMLAHKAEEEGVFVAETLAGQKPHINYNLIPGVVYTWPEVAAVGKTEEQLKEAGIEYKAGSFPFKALGRSRASMDTDGFVKILADAKTDEVLGVHMIGARVADLIAEAVTAMEFRASAEDIARMSHAHPTYAEAVKEAALAATDNRALHV
- a CDS encoding aminotransferase class V-fold PLP-dependent enzyme, encoding MKLHPADKIQDLQYFGEFGGVNPSISDSSTYTFLSAKTMFDTFEGNAEGCYLYSRHSSPSNLYLDQALAAMEGTESANVAASGMGAITSTLLQLCGNGDHIVASRTIYGGTYAFLKNFVPRMGITVTFVDITKIEAVEAAIQPNTKVLYCETVSNPLLEIADIPVLASVAKKHQLQLVVDNTFSPLSIAPAQLGADIVIHSLTKYINGSSDTVAGVTCASREFIHRLKNVNDGAAMLLGPTMDSLRSASVMKNLRTLHIRMKQHSHNAQVLAEKFEADGLRTVYPGLESHPGHETFKRMMNPEFGFGGMMTVDVGSLAKANELMELMQERNLGYLAVSLGFYKTLFSAPGTSTSSEIPVEEQKEMGLSDGLIRFSIGLDNDIERTYQMMRECMEETGVLAGVGSWQ
- a CDS encoding Lrp/AsnC family transcriptional regulator — encoded protein: MTLDATDRKLLMYLQQDAKQTTKELSNKLDLSVTAVYERIRKLEREGIISKYVALLEKGKVGKGFVVFCHVKLVQHTREFVTQFEKEVKSLPEVLECYHVSGDYDYILKVMVADMQAYREFLVTKLTTLHHIGSTHSTFMIGEVKNSALIELSN